The following proteins come from a genomic window of Thiothrix winogradskyi:
- a CDS encoding mannose-1-phosphate guanylyltransferase/mannose-6-phosphate isomerase — MATPITPVILSGGSGSRLWPVSRKLRPKQFLPLISADRTLFQSTLERLDGLVNKQAPVIVCNEEHRFMVAEQLQGIGQANQGILLEPVGRNTAPAVAVAALSLLETNGADPVMLVLPADHVIPDIAAFQQAIMQASALAEDGFLVTFGITPVSPETGYGYIEQGAAMAGFENAWQVAAFAEKPSLEIATEYLNGGKHLWNSGIFMFKASVFLRELETYKPDILAACKKTFKHAQHDLDFIRLDAATFKDCPSDSIDYAVMEHTRHAATVPLNAGWNDVGAWSAVWEVSERDAANNVLRGNVMTHDASNNLVFTEDRLVTLVGVDDLIVIETKDATLVAHKSKAQDVKRIVTALEAEGRSEAIIHRLVNRPWGCYDSVDAGERFQVKRITVKPGAKLSLQKHHHRAEHWIVVRGTAEVTCDDRTFLLTENQSTYIPLGSVHRLANPGKVPLELVEVQSGSYLGEDDIVRLEDQYGRNEA, encoded by the coding sequence ATGGCGACTCCAATAACCCCCGTAATCCTCTCTGGTGGCTCCGGTTCACGTTTGTGGCCGGTATCGCGCAAATTGCGCCCTAAGCAATTTTTGCCGCTGATTAGCGCAGACCGTACTTTGTTCCAGTCAACGCTGGAACGTCTTGATGGTCTGGTGAACAAGCAAGCACCCGTCATTGTCTGTAACGAAGAACACCGGTTTATGGTGGCAGAACAGTTACAGGGAATTGGTCAGGCAAACCAAGGTATTTTGCTCGAACCGGTGGGGCGTAATACTGCTCCAGCCGTTGCGGTCGCTGCTTTGTCTTTGCTGGAAACAAATGGTGCGGATCCGGTGATGTTGGTATTGCCTGCTGACCATGTAATTCCTGATATTGCCGCATTCCAGCAAGCCATTATGCAAGCTAGTGCTTTGGCAGAAGACGGCTTTTTGGTGACGTTTGGGATTACGCCTGTTTCACCGGAAACCGGTTACGGCTATATCGAACAAGGCGCAGCTATGGCAGGTTTTGAAAATGCTTGGCAAGTGGCGGCCTTTGCTGAAAAGCCCAGTTTAGAAATAGCGACTGAATACCTGAATGGCGGTAAGCACTTGTGGAATTCGGGCATTTTCATGTTCAAAGCGAGTGTCTTCCTGCGTGAACTGGAAACCTATAAACCTGACATTCTCGCCGCTTGCAAAAAAACCTTTAAGCACGCGCAACATGACTTGGATTTTATTCGTTTGGATGCCGCTACGTTCAAAGATTGTCCTTCCGATTCCATTGACTATGCCGTGATGGAGCATACCCGCCATGCGGCGACTGTGCCGCTTAATGCGGGTTGGAACGATGTGGGTGCATGGTCAGCGGTGTGGGAAGTCAGTGAACGTGATGCTGCCAATAACGTTTTGCGTGGCAATGTCATGACCCATGATGCTAGCAATAATCTGGTGTTTACCGAAGACCGTCTGGTAACGCTGGTGGGGGTTGATGATCTGATTGTGATCGAAACCAAAGACGCCACCTTGGTTGCGCACAAAAGTAAAGCACAAGACGTGAAGCGTATTGTGACGGCATTGGAAGCGGAAGGCCGCAGCGAAGCCATTATTCACCGTTTGGTCAACCGCCCTTGGGGTTGCTATGACTCGGTGGATGCGGGCGAGCGTTTCCAAGTTAAGCGGATTACCGTGAAACCGGGTGCAAAGCTCTCGCTGCAAAAACACCATCACCGTGCAGAACACTGGATTGTAGTGAGAGGCACGGCAGAAGTGACCTGTGATGACAGAACCTTTTTATTGACTGAAAATCAGTCAACGTACATCCCGTTGGGCAGTGTGCACCGTTTGGCGAATCCGGGCAAAGTGCCGTTGGAGTTGGTTGAAGTTCAATCAGGCAGTTATCTTGGGGAAGATGACATCGTTCGTCTGGAAGATCAGTATGGGCGTAATGAAGCCTAG
- a CDS encoding GumC family protein, with product MENYYANQSKSLEVRSAGNTQVVEYIPMEEVAPRAQAEEFGFGELWRRLMQRKWLLLGIALATFLLTAVFTFLSPDVYRATTTLQVTPEEARVSLGDRAEPARAPRSEREFYQTQIELLGSERLTNETIEELQIADRFEDNNSLRARAYAWLTSIKQSIAGDEAQAQQSNVGENFRRNLNIYAVEDSQIFKISYDHTDPKLTAEIVNALASNYKQMSLNLRNEAVSNTKETLEGKLKEAKLTLENSEHELVAFAKKQGIITLDGDRSAASGVLDSLNLELTAATSARIAAEASLNRSQNVAGADRTLENPAIQRLKEELARVQAEYRDQSKLFKADFPEMQQLQARISELSKEIQRESSSIDRTTRGRLQAEYEAAKQRESELRGEVKKQEAVLMGNRDKSAGYLTLQREVEADRTNYESLLARLNEIGRVADSSASNVAIVDEAVAPTRPFAPNIPLNLFMGAALGLLLGLLAAVMAEMMDDRLRSVEDMRRVMGSVPLLGVIPYISGRNNKNVLALRGQVGSSFMLEAFRSLRENILMMKAPSQQGLALIMNVTSPSPSEGKTTTAVNLATVFAYTGKRVLLIDCDMRHPEAHNKLGLENRLGISDYLLGEKENVADLIQETTVQNLSAISAGSAVPNPTELLAGERFTDLLSEVEGMFDHIILDGPPVMGLADALIISNRTGNTVFVSAYGQTRKRNLKDAVGRLHQAQCNIIGSVLTKMKSPEVSNKYYGYPNRYPRSSQTAMVATQ from the coding sequence ATGGAAAACTATTACGCAAATCAATCGAAAAGCCTCGAAGTGCGGTCGGCGGGGAATACTCAGGTGGTGGAGTATATTCCTATGGAGGAAGTTGCGCCGCGTGCCCAAGCTGAGGAGTTTGGGTTTGGTGAGTTGTGGCGGCGGTTAATGCAGCGTAAGTGGCTGCTGCTGGGCATTGCTTTGGCAACGTTTTTGCTGACTGCTGTGTTTACCTTTTTGTCACCAGATGTCTACCGTGCAACCACTACCTTGCAAGTGACCCCGGAAGAGGCGCGGGTATCCTTGGGGGATCGTGCAGAGCCTGCGCGTGCCCCACGCAGTGAGCGCGAGTTTTATCAAACGCAGATAGAGTTATTGGGTAGCGAACGCCTGACCAATGAAACGATTGAAGAGTTGCAGATCGCCGACCGTTTTGAAGACAATAATTCCTTACGCGCCCGCGCTTATGCTTGGTTGACCTCCATTAAGCAGAGCATTGCTGGTGACGAGGCTCAGGCGCAACAGAGTAATGTCGGCGAAAACTTCCGGCGCAATTTGAATATTTATGCGGTGGAAGACTCGCAGATTTTCAAAATCAGTTACGATCACACGGATCCTAAGTTAACGGCAGAAATTGTTAATGCCTTAGCGAGCAATTATAAGCAGATGAGTTTAAATTTGCGTAACGAGGCGGTTTCCAATACCAAGGAAACGCTTGAGGGTAAATTGAAAGAAGCTAAGCTTACGCTGGAGAATTCCGAGCATGAATTGGTTGCCTTCGCTAAGAAGCAGGGGATCATTACCTTGGATGGTGATCGTTCTGCTGCTTCCGGTGTGCTGGATTCTCTTAATCTGGAGCTGACCGCTGCCACCAGTGCGCGGATTGCGGCTGAAGCTTCACTCAACCGTTCTCAAAATGTGGCGGGTGCTGACCGTACCTTGGAAAACCCGGCAATACAACGTTTGAAGGAAGAGTTGGCGCGGGTACAAGCAGAATACCGCGATCAATCTAAGCTATTCAAAGCGGATTTCCCAGAAATGCAGCAATTACAGGCACGCATTAGTGAGTTGTCCAAGGAAATTCAGCGTGAATCTTCCAGCATTGACCGGACTACTCGTGGCAGATTACAGGCTGAATACGAAGCGGCTAAACAGCGTGAAAGTGAGTTGAGGGGTGAAGTCAAAAAGCAGGAAGCGGTACTCATGGGAAATCGTGATAAGTCTGCTGGCTATTTGACCTTGCAACGTGAAGTTGAAGCTGACCGTACTAACTATGAAAGCCTATTAGCTCGCCTGAATGAAATTGGTCGTGTTGCAGACAGCAGTGCCAGTAATGTGGCGATTGTCGATGAAGCGGTTGCGCCAACCCGACCTTTTGCACCCAATATTCCGTTGAACCTGTTTATGGGGGCAGCGCTGGGTTTACTGCTGGGATTATTGGCGGCAGTCATGGCAGAAATGATGGATGACCGTTTAAGAAGCGTGGAAGACATGCGTCGTGTGATGGGGTCTGTGCCGTTATTGGGGGTAATTCCTTATATTTCGGGGCGTAATAATAAGAATGTGTTGGCATTACGTGGGCAGGTCGGCAGCTCGTTCATGTTAGAGGCATTCCGGTCATTGCGGGAAAACATTCTCATGATGAAAGCGCCGTCACAGCAAGGTTTAGCACTCATCATGAATGTCACCAGCCCATCACCCAGTGAGGGGAAAACCACTACGGCGGTGAATTTGGCTACTGTATTTGCGTACACCGGCAAAAGAGTGCTGTTGATTGATTGCGATATGCGCCATCCCGAGGCCCATAATAAATTGGGTTTGGAAAATCGTCTGGGTATCAGCGATTACTTGTTGGGTGAGAAAGAAAATGTCGCTGATTTGATTCAGGAAACCACGGTGCAAAACCTATCGGCGATTTCTGCCGGTTCTGCGGTACCGAATCCAACCGAGCTATTGGCAGGTGAACGCTTCACCGATTTATTGAGTGAAGTGGAAGGCATGTTCGATCACATTATCCTCGATGGTCCACCGGTGATGGGCTTGGCGGATGCGTTGATTATTTCTAACCGCACGGGTAATACGGTGTTTGTCAGTGCTTATGGTCAGACCCGTAAGCGTAATTTGAAAGATGCGGTCGGGCGTTTACATCAGGCACAATGCAATATCATCGGTAGCGTGTTGACCAAGATGAAATCACCTGAAGTATCGAATAAATACTACGGCTATCCGAACCGTTACCCGCGTAGCAGCCAGACTGCGATGGTTGCAACCCAGTAA